TCCGATCTTGCCTAACCTCGGCTGCCGAGTCGGGATGAGAGCCAAAGACCGGTCAGCAGCCTGGCCCGCCGAGCAGCCGGCACGTGGGCTCGCCGGGTGAAGACGTCGAAGTCGTTGCGCTCGATCTCGTCCAGGATCCCGCGGTGCAGACCGGCGGCGGCCTGGAGGACGAACCGACCATCAGCGGAGAGCAGCCCGATTCCCGGCCAACTCTCATGGCAGAGCTGGCGGTCAGGTCCCGCCCAACCCCATCGATCCACTGCAATATCAGCCGTGAGGGGATGCTGAAGCGCTGGGTGGCGTCCGCCCAGGCGATGGCGACCCGATCCTGCGAGCCGGAACCATCCCCAGGATGATAGGAGCGCCCCGGGTCGACGGCCGAGTCCGCGTCCCTCGACGGGCGCTCGACCCGATCATCGGTCGTTCGGCAGAAGGAATACAGGGCGCGCCCGGCCTGCGGCTTGCGCGCCGGCAACAGGCGGGAAGCGATTGTGAGGGATCGGGAGTGCGCTGCCGTGACAGCTTCGACGCGAGCAACCGCCCGGCGCATCAGGGCATCGTCCGCCGGCCGCCCTTTGCCCTGAACCGACTCGTCCAGGCCGGACTCCCGGGCTGTGCCCAGGTGTGCGCCAGTGTCATCGCGGTGCGGTCCGACCGGGCCGCCCGGCCGGCGGCCTGCATGGCCAACTTCCAGCAATCTCCGCACACTCCCTCCGATTTGTCGAGGTTGATATGCGCCAAGCCTTGCCGCAAGATCTCGCGCGAAG
The sequence above is drawn from the Anaerolineales bacterium genome and encodes:
- a CDS encoding squalene/phytoene synthase family protein, giving the protein MDRWGWAGPDRQLCHESWPGIGLLSADGRFVLQAAAGLHRGILDEIERNDFDVFTRRAHVPAARRARLLTGLWLSSRLGSRG